In a single window of the Streptomyces cinnabarinus genome:
- the arc gene encoding proteasome ATPase → MAAHDDDMNRGIRPGRGSEDPAGQIAYLEQEIAVLRRKLADSPRHTRILEERIVELQTNLAGVSAQNERLANTLREARDQIVALKEEVDRLAQPPAGFGVFLQANEDGTADIFTGGRKLRVNVSPSVELDDLRRGQELMLNEALNVVEAMEFERVGDIVTLKEILEDGERALVLGHTDEERVVRLAEPLLGVTIRPGDALLLEPRSGYVYEIVPKSEVEELVLEEVPDIGYEQIGGLGNQIEMIRDAVELPYLYPDLFKEHELRPPKGVLLYGPPGCGKTLIAKAVANSLAKKVAEVTGQAQGKSFFLNIKGPELLNKYVGETERQIRLVFQRAREKASEGTPVIVFFDEMESLFRTRGSGVSSDVENTIVPQLLAEIDGVEGLQNVVVIGASNREDMIDPAILRPGRLDVKIKIERPDAEAAKDIFGKYLTERLPLHPEDVGEHGGDKGSTVQGMIQTAVEQMYAESEENRFLEVTYANGDKEVLYFKDFNSGAMIENIVGRAKKMAIKDFLEHNQKGLRVSHLLQACVDEFKENEDLPNTTNPDDWARISGKKGERIVYIRTLITGKQGADTGRSIDTVANTGQYL, encoded by the coding sequence GTGGCAGCCCACGACGACGACATGAACCGCGGCATCCGCCCGGGACGAGGGTCCGAAGACCCTGCCGGACAGATCGCCTACCTTGAGCAGGAGATCGCCGTCCTGCGACGTAAGCTCGCCGACTCTCCGCGACACACGAGGATTCTCGAAGAGCGGATCGTCGAGCTGCAGACCAACCTGGCCGGAGTGTCCGCCCAGAACGAGCGACTCGCGAACACGCTCCGTGAGGCCCGCGACCAGATCGTGGCCCTCAAGGAAGAAGTCGACCGGCTCGCACAGCCGCCGGCCGGCTTCGGTGTCTTCCTCCAGGCGAACGAGGACGGCACCGCCGACATCTTCACCGGAGGACGCAAACTCCGCGTGAACGTCAGCCCCAGCGTCGAACTCGACGACCTGCGCCGCGGCCAGGAACTCATGCTCAACGAAGCGCTCAACGTGGTCGAGGCCATGGAATTCGAGCGCGTCGGCGACATCGTCACCCTCAAGGAGATCCTGGAGGACGGCGAACGCGCCCTGGTGCTCGGGCACACCGACGAGGAGCGGGTGGTGCGGCTCGCCGAGCCGCTGCTGGGCGTGACCATCCGCCCCGGCGACGCCCTGCTGCTCGAACCCCGCTCCGGCTACGTCTACGAGATCGTGCCCAAGAGCGAGGTCGAGGAACTCGTCCTCGAAGAGGTCCCGGACATCGGCTACGAGCAGATCGGCGGCCTGGGCAACCAGATCGAGATGATCCGCGACGCCGTCGAGCTCCCGTACCTCTACCCGGACCTGTTCAAGGAGCACGAACTGCGGCCGCCCAAGGGCGTCCTGCTCTACGGCCCGCCCGGATGCGGCAAGACGCTCATCGCCAAGGCCGTCGCCAACTCGCTGGCCAAGAAGGTCGCCGAGGTCACCGGCCAGGCCCAGGGCAAGAGCTTCTTCCTCAACATCAAGGGCCCCGAACTCCTCAACAAGTACGTCGGCGAGACCGAGCGGCAGATCCGCCTCGTCTTCCAGCGTGCACGGGAGAAGGCATCCGAGGGCACCCCCGTCATCGTCTTCTTCGACGAGATGGAGTCCCTCTTCCGCACCCGCGGCTCCGGTGTCAGCTCGGACGTGGAGAACACCATCGTCCCCCAGCTGCTCGCCGAGATCGACGGTGTGGAGGGCCTGCAGAACGTGGTCGTGATCGGCGCCTCCAACCGCGAGGACATGATCGACCCCGCCATCCTGCGCCCCGGCCGCCTGGACGTGAAGATCAAGATCGAGCGTCCCGACGCCGAGGCCGCCAAGGACATCTTCGGCAAGTACCTCACCGAACGCCTCCCCCTCCACCCCGAGGACGTCGGTGAGCACGGCGGCGACAAGGGCTCCACGGTCCAGGGCATGATCCAGACCGCGGTGGAGCAGATGTACGCCGAATCCGAGGAGAACCGCTTCCTGGAAGTCACCTACGCCAATGGAGACAAGGAAGTCCTCTATTTCAAGGACTTCAACTCCGGCGCCATGATCGAGAACATCGTCGGGCGCGCCAAGAAAATGGCGATCAAGGACTTCCTGGAGCACAACCAGAAGGGCCTGCGCGTCTCCCACCTCCTCCAGGCTTGCGTGGACGAGTTCAAGGAGAACGAGGACCTGCCGAACACCACCAACCCGGACGACTGGGCCCGGATCTCCGGAAAGAAGGGCGAGCGGATCGTGTACATCCGCACCCTGATCACCGGAAAGCAGGGCGCCGACACCGGACGCTCCATCGACACGGTGGCGAACACCGGTCAGTACCTGTAA
- a CDS encoding ferredoxin, producing the protein MSVQEEAAVGEALEVWIDQDLCTGDGICVQYAPEVFELDIDGLAYVKSADDELLQDKGATTRVPLPLLTDVVDSAKECPGECIHVRRVADRVEVYGPDAQ; encoded by the coding sequence ATGAGCGTGCAGGAGGAGGCCGCGGTCGGCGAGGCGCTGGAGGTCTGGATCGATCAGGACCTCTGCACCGGCGACGGCATCTGCGTCCAGTACGCCCCCGAGGTGTTCGAGCTGGACATCGACGGGCTCGCCTACGTCAAGAGCGCGGACGACGAGCTGCTTCAGGACAAGGGCGCCACGACCCGGGTGCCGCTGCCGCTGCTCACCGATGTCGTGGACTCGGCGAAGGAGTGCCCCGGCGAGTGCATCCATGTGCGCCGGGTCGCGGACCGGGTCGAGGTGTACGGGCCCGACGCGCAGTGA
- a CDS encoding tRNA (adenine-N1)-methyltransferase — protein sequence MSEPTGAARRRGPFKVGDQVQLTDPKGRHYTFTLEAGKNFHTHKGSFPHDELIGAPEGSVVRTTGNVAYLALRPLLPDYVLSMPRGAAVVYPKDAGQILAFADIFPGARVVEAGVGSGSLSSFLLRAIGDQGMLHSYERREDFAEIAQQNVERYFGGPHPAWQLTVGDLQDNLSDTDVDRVILDMLAPWECLEAVSKALVPGGILCCYVATTTQLARTVESIREIGCFNEPTAWESMIRNWHIEGLAVRPDHRMIGHTGFLLTARRLADGVEPPMRRRRPAKGAYGEDYAGPNADGGSGR from the coding sequence ATGTCCGAACCGACCGGTGCCGCCCGCAGGCGCGGGCCCTTCAAGGTCGGGGACCAGGTTCAGCTGACCGATCCCAAGGGCCGCCACTACACGTTCACGCTCGAAGCCGGGAAGAACTTCCACACCCACAAGGGTTCCTTCCCGCACGACGAACTGATCGGCGCTCCCGAGGGCAGCGTTGTCCGCACCACTGGGAACGTCGCCTATCTCGCGCTGCGCCCCCTGCTCCCCGACTACGTCCTGTCCATGCCCCGCGGGGCAGCCGTCGTGTACCCGAAGGACGCGGGGCAGATCCTCGCCTTCGCCGACATCTTCCCCGGCGCGCGCGTCGTCGAAGCCGGCGTCGGCTCCGGCTCGCTCAGCAGCTTCCTGCTGCGCGCCATCGGCGACCAGGGCATGCTGCACTCCTACGAGCGCCGCGAGGACTTCGCGGAGATCGCCCAGCAGAACGTGGAGCGCTACTTCGGCGGCCCGCACCCCGCCTGGCAGCTCACCGTCGGCGACCTCCAGGACAACCTGTCCGACACCGACGTCGACCGCGTCATCCTCGACATGCTCGCCCCCTGGGAGTGCCTGGAGGCCGTCTCCAAGGCGCTCGTGCCGGGCGGCATCCTGTGCTGCTACGTCGCCACCACCACCCAGCTCGCCCGGACCGTGGAGTCCATCCGTGAGATCGGCTGCTTCAACGAGCCGACCGCCTGGGAGTCGATGATCCGCAACTGGCACATCGAGGGTCTGGCGGTCCGCCCGGACCACCGGATGATCGGCCACACCGGCTTCCTGCTCACCGCCCGCCGCCTCGCGGACGGCGTGGAGCCGCCCATGCGCCGCCGCCGCCCCGCCAAGGGCGCCTACGGCGAGGACTACGCGGGCCCGAACGCCGACGGCGGCTCCGGCCGCTGA
- a CDS encoding site-2 protease family protein, producing MDESGGSGKPRSGTEEPAQHHAPPTTPPTETTPPEARTEPVNPEDRAPEDTTESAPPAPAAPENKPDPAPSEPATPENPAEPAPKPADTHAHAHAHTPSDEPTTQPLPTHPGDRALAHSDTGKGRPPKAPEPRGGLLMGRPFGVPVYVAPSWFLVAALITWVFGGQLDRVLPELGAARYLVSLFFAVAFYASVLVHELAHTVAALRFKLPVRRIQLQFFGGVSEIEKESDTPGREFVLAFVGPLLSLILAGIFYAAVQTVEPGTVPGVLLAGLMISNLIVAVFNLLPGLPLDGGRMLRAVVWKITGKPMTGTIAAAWVGRALAVSVLIGLPLLTQSGALGANAEDNVGMDTVMDALLAAILAAIIWTGAGNSLRMARLREHLPELRARTLTRRAVPVETDTPLSEALRRANAAGARALVVVDADGAPLSLVREAAIVGVPEHRRPWVAVSGLAQELTDGMRVSAELAGEDLLDALRASPATEYLVVEDTGEIYGVLSAADVERAFVKAMARPS from the coding sequence GTGGACGAGAGCGGCGGGAGCGGGAAGCCGCGGTCCGGCACCGAGGAGCCGGCCCAGCACCACGCACCACCAACGACCCCGCCCACAGAAACCACACCCCCCGAGGCCCGGACCGAGCCCGTGAACCCGGAGGACCGGGCCCCCGAGGACACGACCGAGTCCGCGCCGCCGGCTCCCGCAGCCCCCGAGAACAAGCCCGACCCCGCGCCCTCCGAGCCCGCGACTCCCGAGAACCCGGCCGAACCCGCGCCCAAGCCCGCCGACACCCACGCGCACGCGCACGCCCACACCCCCAGCGACGAGCCCACCACCCAGCCCCTCCCCACCCACCCCGGCGACCGCGCCCTCGCGCACTCCGACACCGGCAAGGGCCGCCCGCCCAAAGCCCCGGAGCCGCGCGGCGGGCTGCTCATGGGGCGGCCGTTCGGTGTGCCGGTGTACGTCGCGCCCAGCTGGTTCCTGGTCGCCGCCCTCATCACCTGGGTGTTCGGCGGCCAGCTCGACCGCGTCCTGCCCGAACTCGGCGCCGCCCGCTACCTCGTCTCCCTCTTCTTCGCGGTCGCCTTCTACGCCTCCGTGCTCGTGCACGAGCTCGCCCACACCGTCGCCGCCCTCCGCTTCAAGCTCCCGGTCCGCCGCATCCAGCTCCAGTTCTTCGGCGGCGTCTCCGAGATCGAGAAGGAGTCCGACACCCCCGGCCGCGAGTTCGTGCTGGCCTTCGTCGGCCCCCTGCTCTCCCTGATCCTCGCGGGCATCTTCTACGCCGCCGTGCAGACCGTGGAGCCCGGCACCGTACCCGGCGTCCTGCTGGCCGGCCTGATGATCTCCAACCTGATCGTCGCCGTCTTCAACCTCCTGCCCGGCCTGCCCCTCGACGGCGGCCGGATGCTCCGCGCCGTCGTCTGGAAGATCACCGGCAAGCCCATGACCGGCACCATCGCCGCCGCCTGGGTCGGCCGCGCGCTCGCGGTCTCCGTGCTCATCGGGCTCCCGCTGCTCACCCAGTCCGGCGCCCTCGGTGCCAACGCCGAGGACAACGTCGGCATGGACACCGTCATGGACGCCCTGCTGGCCGCGATCCTCGCCGCGATCATCTGGACCGGCGCCGGCAACAGCCTGCGCATGGCCCGGCTGCGCGAGCACCTCCCCGAACTGCGCGCCCGCACCCTTACCCGGCGCGCGGTCCCGGTGGAGACGGACACCCCGCTCTCCGAGGCCCTGCGCCGCGCCAACGCCGCCGGAGCCCGCGCCCTGGTCGTCGTCGACGCCGACGGCGCCCCCCTCTCCCTGGTCCGCGAGGCCGCCATCGTCGGCGTCCCCGAACACCGCCGCCCCTGGGTCGCCGTCAGCGGCCTAGCCCAGGAGCTGACCGACGGCATGCGCGTCTCGGCGGAACTGGCGGGCGAGGACCTCCTGGACGCCCTGCGCGCCAGCCCCGCCACCGAGTACCTGGTGGTCGAGGACACCGGCGAGATCTACGGCGTGCTCTCCGCGGCGGACGTGGAGCGCGCCTTCGTGAAGGCCATGGCCCGCCCGTCCTAG
- a CDS encoding RecB family exonuclease, giving the protein METSTEDVEPSVAAEGATAQPADGAAATPAVPTAIPPASLSPSRAGDFMQCPLLYRFRVIDRLPEKPSEAATRGTLVHAVLERLFDAPAAERTAPRAKSLIPGQWDRLRESRPEIQELFADDPEGERLAGWLTQAEQLVERWFTLEDPTRLEPAERELFVEAELDSGLRLRGIIDRVDVAPTGEVRIVDYKTGKAPRPEYAEGALFQMKFYALVVWRLKQVVPRRLQLVYLGSGDVLTYDPVLADLERVERKLLALWEAIRSATETGDWRPRPTKLCGWCDHQAHCPEFGGTPPPYPLPVRAPESSEGAQGRMGPD; this is encoded by the coding sequence ATGGAGACGAGCACGGAGGACGTGGAGCCGTCGGTGGCGGCCGAGGGCGCGACGGCACAGCCGGCGGACGGGGCGGCGGCGACCCCTGCCGTGCCCACCGCCATACCGCCCGCCTCGCTGTCCCCGTCGCGCGCCGGTGACTTCATGCAGTGCCCGTTGCTGTACCGGTTCCGGGTGATCGACCGGCTGCCGGAGAAGCCCAGTGAGGCGGCGACCCGGGGCACGCTGGTGCACGCCGTGCTGGAGCGGCTCTTCGACGCCCCGGCCGCCGAGCGGACCGCGCCCCGCGCCAAGTCCCTGATCCCCGGCCAGTGGGACCGGCTGCGCGAGTCCCGGCCTGAGATCCAGGAGCTGTTCGCCGACGATCCCGAGGGCGAGCGGCTCGCGGGTTGGCTGACCCAGGCCGAGCAGCTGGTGGAGCGGTGGTTCACGCTGGAGGACCCGACCCGGCTGGAACCGGCCGAGCGCGAGCTGTTCGTCGAGGCCGAGCTGGACTCCGGGCTGCGGCTGCGCGGGATCATCGACCGGGTCGACGTCGCGCCCACCGGTGAGGTGCGGATCGTCGACTACAAGACGGGCAAGGCGCCCCGGCCCGAGTACGCCGAGGGCGCGCTGTTCCAGATGAAGTTCTACGCCCTGGTGGTCTGGCGGCTGAAGCAGGTGGTGCCGCGCCGCCTGCAGCTCGTCTACCTCGGCAGCGGTGACGTCCTGACCTACGACCCCGTCCTGGCCGATCTGGAGCGGGTCGAGCGCAAGCTGCTGGCGCTGTGGGAGGCGATCCGCTCGGCGACCGAGACGGGCGACTGGCGGCCCCGTCCGACCAAGTTGTGCGGCTGGTGCGACCACCAGGCCCACTGCCCGGAATTCGGCGGCACTCCCCCGCCCTATCCGTTGCCGGTCAGGGCGCCGGAGTCGAGCGAAGGCGCGCAGGGCAGAATGGGGCCGGACTAG
- a CDS encoding response regulator, with the protein MAIRVLLVDDQPLLRTGFRMILEAEQDIAVVGEAGDGLQALDQVRALQPDVVLMDIRMPRMDGVEATRQITGPGRDGPAKVLVLTTFDLDEYVVEALKAGASGFLLKDAPANELVQAIRVVAGGEAMLAPSITRRLLDKYATHLPSGEEPVPDTLHTLTDREVEVLKLVARGLSNAEIAADLFVSETTVKTHVGHVLTKLGLRDRVQAAVYAYESGLVRPGAQ; encoded by the coding sequence GTGGCCATCCGCGTCCTACTGGTCGACGACCAGCCGCTGCTGCGTACCGGCTTCCGGATGATCCTGGAGGCGGAGCAGGACATCGCGGTCGTGGGCGAGGCCGGAGACGGCCTTCAGGCTCTCGATCAGGTGCGGGCCCTGCAGCCCGATGTTGTTCTGATGGACATCCGCATGCCGCGGATGGACGGTGTGGAGGCGACCCGGCAGATCACCGGGCCCGGCCGGGACGGCCCGGCGAAGGTGCTGGTGCTGACCACCTTCGACCTCGACGAGTACGTGGTGGAGGCGCTCAAGGCGGGCGCCAGTGGCTTCCTGCTGAAGGACGCCCCCGCCAATGAACTGGTGCAGGCCATCCGTGTGGTGGCCGGCGGCGAGGCGATGCTGGCGCCCAGCATCACCCGCAGGCTGCTCGACAAGTACGCCACCCATCTGCCCTCCGGCGAGGAGCCGGTCCCGGACACCCTGCACACCCTCACCGACCGCGAGGTGGAGGTGCTGAAGCTGGTGGCGCGCGGGCTGTCCAACGCGGAGATCGCCGCCGACCTGTTCGTCAGCGAGACCACCGTCAAGACGCATGTGGGCCATGTGCTGACCAAGCTGGGGCTGCGGGACCGGGTGCAGGCCGCGGTGTACGCGTACGAGAGCGGGCTGGTGCGCCCCGGCGCGCAGTAG
- a CDS encoding ABC transporter substrate-binding protein has product MNMRNQWPVLPVVAGLASGLLTGCGTETGNSASDGSSVVVGMSDDVLATDPASGYDPGSWLLFNNVFQSLLSFPKGGTDPEPDAAESCAFTDTRTKVYKCTLKDGLKFSSGDSLTSEDVKFSFDRMLEINDDDGPAIMFPMLDKVETPDEKTVVFKLNTPDATFPSKIASGAGSIVDHRQYDANGLRKDGKAVGSGPYKLDSFGDDEAVFSVNEHYKGTADVQNSGVTMKFFHGDRTALKTALLDSEVDIAYRGLSAADIAETERADDSSSSGIEIVDGTGAEVQHLVFNMDDPVAGQLGVRKAIAYLVDREALIEDVYKGTATPLYSIIPAGIGGHNTAFFDTYGARPSAAKAEAALRADGITDKVKLTLWSTPSRYGPATDQELKAIAGQLNDSGLFDADVKSVDYEQYEQDIAAGKYGVYVKGWIPDYPDADNFTSPFFGEGNVLGNNYSNDTITGTLIPRTAAQSDRTATDDDYGRLQDTVAEELPILPIWQAKQYAVVRDDVYGLEYCLDASTVFRFWELSKG; this is encoded by the coding sequence GTGAACATGCGCAACCAGTGGCCGGTCCTGCCCGTAGTGGCGGGGCTGGCCTCCGGCCTGCTGACCGGCTGCGGCACGGAGACCGGCAACTCCGCGAGCGACGGATCCTCCGTGGTGGTGGGGATGTCCGACGACGTACTCGCCACCGACCCGGCATCCGGATACGACCCGGGCTCGTGGCTGTTGTTCAACAACGTCTTCCAGTCCCTGCTCAGCTTCCCCAAGGGCGGCACCGACCCCGAGCCGGACGCCGCCGAGTCCTGCGCGTTCACCGACACCCGGACCAAGGTGTACAAGTGCACGCTGAAGGACGGCCTCAAGTTCAGCAGCGGTGACTCGCTCACCTCGGAGGACGTGAAGTTCTCCTTCGACCGCATGCTGGAGATCAACGACGACGACGGTCCCGCGATCATGTTCCCGATGCTGGACAAGGTCGAGACCCCGGACGAGAAGACGGTCGTCTTCAAGCTGAACACCCCGGACGCCACCTTCCCGAGCAAGATCGCCTCGGGTGCCGGCTCCATCGTCGACCACCGTCAGTACGACGCGAACGGTCTGCGCAAGGACGGCAAGGCGGTCGGCTCCGGCCCCTACAAGCTGGACTCCTTCGGCGACGACGAGGCCGTCTTCTCCGTCAACGAGCACTACAAGGGCACCGCCGACGTCCAGAACTCCGGCGTGACCATGAAGTTCTTCCACGGCGACCGCACCGCCCTGAAGACCGCGCTGCTCGACAGCGAGGTGGACATCGCCTACCGCGGCCTGAGCGCCGCCGACATCGCCGAGACCGAGCGGGCCGACGACAGCTCCAGTTCCGGCATCGAGATCGTCGACGGCACCGGCGCCGAGGTGCAGCACCTGGTCTTCAACATGGACGACCCGGTGGCCGGACAGCTCGGCGTCCGCAAGGCCATCGCTTACCTCGTCGACCGCGAAGCCCTGATCGAGGACGTCTACAAGGGCACCGCGACCCCGCTGTACTCGATCATCCCGGCGGGCATCGGCGGCCACAACACCGCCTTCTTCGACACCTACGGCGCCCGCCCCTCCGCCGCCAAGGCGGAGGCGGCCCTGCGCGCCGACGGCATCACCGACAAGGTGAAGCTGACGCTCTGGTCCACCCCGTCGCGCTACGGCCCGGCCACCGACCAGGAGCTGAAGGCCATCGCCGGCCAGCTCAACGACAGCGGCCTGTTCGACGCCGATGTGAAGTCGGTCGACTACGAGCAGTACGAGCAGGACATCGCCGCGGGCAAGTACGGCGTGTACGTGAAGGGCTGGATCCCGGACTACCCGGACGCCGACAACTTCACCTCACCCTTCTTCGGCGAGGGCAACGTGCTGGGGAACAACTACAGCAACGACACCATCACCGGCACGCTGATCCCGCGCACGGCCGCCCAGAGCGACCGCACCGCCACGGACGACGACTACGGCCGGCTCCAGGACACCGTGGCCGAGGAATTGCCGATACTGCCGATCTGGCAGGCCAAGCAGTACGCGGTCGTCCGGGACGACGTCTACGGCCTGGAATACTGCCTCGACGCCTCGACGGTCTTCCGGTTCTGGGAGCTCAGCAAGGGCTGA
- a CDS encoding ABC transporter substrate-binding protein, with protein sequence MNRKTLVLPAVIGLLAPVLAACGGADGGSDGGDAIVVGTTDEFTTTSDDPAPLDPASAYDVGTWNILRQTVQTLMIQPRGQGEPVPEAAESCGFTDTGNERYSCTLREGLKFANGDSVTAADVKYSIDRALKIKAPSGVFGLLSTVDTVETKGEREVIFHLKTADATFPYKLSTPVAGIVDPDDYAKNQLRDGFEINGSGPYTFQAEESDDKLVKAVFTKNPNYQGALEVNNSKVELRSFPDADAMSSAIDDGDIDLMTRTMTPEQIQRLSTAADTQVDLVEMSGLEIRYLAFNTEAPAVKSRAVRQAMAQVINRGELVSKVYGTQAEPLYSLVPASLTGHSNAFFNKYGEPSVSKARAVLEKAGITTPVTLTLHYTTDHYGAATEKEFELLKEQLNSSGLFEVTTKGTAWDEFRPAEQKGEYEVYGMGWFPDFPDADNYLAPFLDKDNFLGSPYANSEIRNSLIPESRREADRQSAVGSLTDIQDIVAEDVPVIPLWQGKQYVAARDDVTGTAYALNSSSTLQLWELGRGVSG encoded by the coding sequence ATGAACCGCAAGACTTTGGTGCTGCCGGCCGTCATAGGTCTGCTCGCCCCGGTTCTCGCCGCCTGCGGCGGTGCCGACGGCGGCAGTGACGGTGGGGACGCGATCGTCGTCGGTACCACGGACGAGTTCACCACCACCAGCGACGACCCCGCCCCGCTGGACCCCGCGTCCGCCTACGACGTCGGCACCTGGAACATCCTGCGCCAGACCGTGCAGACCCTGATGATCCAGCCCCGCGGACAGGGCGAGCCGGTCCCCGAGGCCGCCGAGAGCTGCGGATTCACCGACACCGGCAACGAGCGCTACTCCTGCACCCTGCGCGAGGGCCTGAAGTTCGCCAACGGCGACTCCGTCACTGCGGCCGATGTGAAGTACTCCATCGACCGCGCCCTCAAGATCAAGGCCCCCAGCGGCGTGTTCGGCCTGCTGTCCACCGTCGACACCGTCGAGACCAAGGGCGAGCGCGAGGTGATCTTCCACCTGAAGACCGCCGACGCCACCTTCCCGTACAAGCTGTCCACCCCGGTCGCCGGCATCGTCGACCCGGACGACTACGCCAAGAACCAGCTGCGCGACGGCTTCGAGATCAACGGCTCGGGCCCCTACACCTTCCAGGCCGAGGAATCGGACGACAAGCTGGTCAAGGCCGTGTTCACCAAGAACCCCAACTACCAGGGCGCTCTTGAGGTGAACAACAGCAAGGTCGAGCTGCGCTCCTTCCCCGACGCCGACGCCATGAGCAGCGCCATCGACGACGGCGACATCGACCTGATGACCCGCACCATGACGCCCGAGCAGATCCAGCGGCTGTCCACCGCCGCCGACACCCAGGTCGACCTCGTCGAGATGTCCGGCCTGGAGATCCGCTACCTGGCCTTCAACACCGAGGCCCCGGCCGTCAAGAGCCGGGCCGTCCGCCAGGCGATGGCCCAGGTCATCAACCGCGGCGAACTGGTCTCCAAGGTCTACGGCACCCAGGCCGAGCCGCTGTACTCGCTGGTCCCGGCCAGCCTCACCGGCCACTCCAACGCGTTCTTCAACAAGTACGGCGAGCCCAGCGTCAGCAAGGCCAGGGCGGTACTGGAGAAGGCGGGCATCACCACCCCGGTGACGCTGACCCTGCACTACACCACCGACCACTACGGCGCGGCCACCGAGAAGGAGTTCGAGCTGCTGAAGGAGCAGCTCAACTCCAGCGGCCTGTTCGAGGTCACCACCAAGGGCACCGCCTGGGACGAGTTCCGCCCCGCCGAGCAGAAGGGCGAGTACGAGGTCTACGGCATGGGCTGGTTCCCCGACTTCCCGGACGCCGACAACTACCTCGCGCCCTTCCTCGACAAGGACAACTTCCTCGGCTCGCCGTACGCGAACAGCGAGATCCGCAACTCCCTGATCCCGGAGTCCCGGCGCGAGGCCGACCGGCAGTCCGCGGTCGGCAGCCTGACCGACATCCAGGACATCGTTGCCGAGGACGTCCCCGTGATCCCGCTGTGGCAGGGCAAGCAGTACGTCGCCGCGCGCGACGACGTCACGGGCACCGCGTACGCGCTCAACTCGTCCTCCACCCTTCAGCTGTGGGAGCTCGGCCGTGGCGTGAGCGGCTGA
- a CDS encoding HAD family hydrolase gives MTSTVPAPVTRTAEGSALQAVLLDMDGTLVDTEGFWWDVEVEIFAGLGHTLDDSWRHVVVGGPMSRSAGFLIEATGADITFAELSGLLNQGFEERIGRALPLMPGAARLLAELAEYEIPTALVSASHRRIIDRVLTSLGPQHFALTVAGDEVPRTKPYPDPYLTAAAGLGVDPVRCAVVEDTATGVAAAEAAGCHVVAVPSVAGIAPAHRRTVVGSLEEVDLAFLRGLMTEMR, from the coding sequence ATGACCAGCACGGTCCCCGCGCCCGTAACCCGTACGGCAGAAGGCTCAGCCCTCCAGGCCGTACTCCTCGACATGGACGGAACCCTGGTGGACACCGAGGGGTTCTGGTGGGACGTCGAGGTCGAGATCTTCGCCGGCCTCGGCCACACCCTCGACGACTCATGGCGCCATGTCGTGGTCGGCGGTCCCATGAGCCGCAGCGCGGGGTTCCTGATCGAGGCCACCGGCGCCGACATCACCTTCGCCGAACTCAGCGGGCTCCTCAACCAGGGGTTCGAGGAGCGCATCGGACGGGCCCTGCCGCTGATGCCGGGCGCCGCCCGGCTGCTGGCGGAACTGGCCGAGTACGAGATCCCCACGGCCCTCGTCTCCGCCTCGCACCGGCGCATCATCGACCGCGTCCTGACCTCGCTGGGCCCGCAGCACTTCGCGCTGACGGTGGCCGGTGACGAGGTGCCGCGCACCAAGCCGTACCCCGACCCGTATCTGACCGCCGCGGCCGGACTCGGCGTGGATCCGGTCAGATGCGCCGTGGTCGAGGACACCGCGACCGGAGTGGCGGCGGCCGAGGCGGCCGGCTGCCATGTGGTGGCGGTGCCCTCGGTGGCCGGCATCGCCCCGGCCCACCGGCGGACCGTGGTCGGCTCGCTGGAAGAGGTGGACCTGGCATTTCTGCGCGGCCTGATGACGGAAATGCGCTAG